From the Hymenobacter yonginensis genome, one window contains:
- a CDS encoding porin family protein, with amino-acid sequence MKASSFFGRLAAATLLFSAVGTAAQAQVQTHRVPAYTGKAQARSVSAVRKPAASTGGAQIGIRAGVNVSDWSGDAVQSVMDLAGYTNGGVTKEMKTGFHAGLYATLPVAPGFSIEPGVLYSEKGARLVGTLPFEQLDFLNARVTATSRMAYLDVPVLAKINVTPGFYIFAGPQASFLLSNKVRVEAGALGFDAFQQDFDVKDQFRPVDFSVTGGLGYQHSSGIGVSAGYDYGLSSLDKNNRFDAQNRVIKASLNYSF; translated from the coding sequence ATGAAAGCTTCTTCTTTCTTTGGCCGCCTGGCCGCCGCTACGCTTCTCTTCTCTGCCGTAGGCACTGCCGCCCAGGCCCAGGTGCAAACCCACCGCGTGCCGGCGTATACCGGTAAGGCCCAGGCCCGTTCGGTATCGGCGGTGCGGAAGCCGGCGGCCAGCACGGGCGGCGCCCAGATCGGCATTCGGGCCGGCGTGAACGTGTCGGACTGGTCGGGCGATGCCGTGCAGAGCGTGATGGACCTGGCCGGCTACACCAACGGCGGCGTGACCAAGGAAATGAAAACCGGCTTCCACGCCGGCCTCTACGCCACGCTGCCCGTTGCGCCCGGCTTCTCCATTGAGCCCGGCGTGCTGTACTCCGAGAAAGGCGCCCGCCTGGTGGGCACGCTGCCCTTCGAGCAGCTGGACTTCCTGAATGCCCGCGTAACGGCCACCTCGCGCATGGCTTACCTCGACGTGCCGGTGCTGGCTAAAATCAACGTGACGCCTGGCTTCTACATCTTCGCCGGCCCGCAGGCCTCGTTCCTGCTCAGCAACAAGGTGCGCGTGGAAGCCGGCGCGCTGGGCTTCGATGCCTTCCAGCAGGACTTCGACGTGAAAGACCAGTTCCGCCCCGTTGATTTCAGCGTGACCGGCGGCCTGGGCTACCAGCACAGCAGCGGCATCGGCGTCAGCGCCGGCTACGACTACGGCCTGTCGTCGCTCGACAAAAACAACCGCTTCGACGCCCAGAACCGCGTCATCAAAGCCTCGCTGAACTACTCGTTCTAG